The Eublepharis macularius isolate TG4126 chromosome 3, MPM_Emac_v1.0, whole genome shotgun sequence genome has a window encoding:
- the PPME1 gene encoding protein phosphatase methylesterase 1: protein MSALEKQLQLGRLPPRPPGPAGVSGQALPKMRMGPGRKRDYSPVPWSQYFESMEDVVVESESGKDTFRIYKSGSEGPVLLLLHGGGHSALSWAVFTSAIINRIQCRIVALDLRGHGETKVRNPEDLSAETMSKDIGNVVEAMYGDLSPPIMLIGHSMGGAIAVHTAASNAVPSLLGLCMIDVVEGTAMDALNSMQNFLRSRPKTFKSLENAIEWSVKSGQIRNLESARVSMVGQVKECESDASPGGPKAIVEGIIEEEEEEEDENDEGESVNKRKKDDDAETKKEPVYTWRIELARTEKYWDGWFRGLSNLFLNCPVPKLLLLAGVDRLDKDLTIGQMQGKFQMQVLPQCGHAVHEDAPDKVAEAVATFLIRHRFTEPIGGFQCVFPAC, encoded by the exons GCCTGGGCGGAAGCGTGACTATTCTCCTGTCCCCTGGAGCCAGTACTTCGAGTCAATGGAAGACGTGGTGGTGGAGAGCGAGTCCGGCAAGGAT ACTTTTCGAATTTACAAGAGTGGATCTGAAGGCCCCGTCCTGCTCCTACTACACGGTGGAGGCCATTCTGCTCTTTCCTGGGCTGTGTTCACT TCCGCCATCATAAACCGGATTCAGTGCAGGATCGTGGCTCTGGACCTGAGGGGACACG GCGAGACGAAAGTTAGGAATCCGGAAGACCTGTCTGCAGAAACCATGTCCAA GGATATCGGGAATGTGGTAGAAGCGATGTACGGAGACCTCTCTCCCCCCATCATGCTGATCGGACACAGCATGGGAGGCGCCATTGCTGTGCACACGGCAGCATCCAATGCGGTGCCCAGTTTGTTGGGCTTGTGTATGATCGATGTAGTGGAAG GTACCGCCATGGACGCCCTGAACAGCATGCAGAATTTCCTTCGGAGTCGCCCCAAGACGTTTAAGTCTCTCGAGAATGCCATCGAGTGGAG TGTGAAAAGTGGACAGATACGAAATCTGGAATCTGCCCGAGTTTCAATGGTTGGCCAAGTCAAAGA gTGTGAAAGCGATGCGAGCCCGGGAGGCCCCAAAGCCATAGTGGAGGGGAttatagaagaggaggaggaggaggaagatgaaaatGATGAGGGAGAATCTGTGAACAAAAGGAAGAAAGACGACGACGCGGAG ACCAAGAAAGAGCCAGTATACACGTGGCGGATCGAGCTGGCCAGGACGGAGAAGTACTGGGATGGCTGGTTCCGGGGCCTCTCCAACCTCTTTCTCAACTGCCCTGTTCCCAAGCTGCTACTCCTGGCTG gtgttGACCGGCTGGATAAAGATCTAACCATTGGCCAAATGCAAG GAAAATTCCAGATGCAGGTCCTTCCTCAGTGCGGCCACGCGGTTCACGAAGACGCTCCTGACAAA gttgcagaggcagttgCCACCTTCTTGATCCGTCACAGGTTTACAGAACCCATCGGTGGATTCCAGTG tGTCTTTCCCGCTTGTTAA